One window of the Negativicutes bacterium genome contains the following:
- the yajC gene encoding preprotein translocase subunit YajC encodes MNFSPEMTQMLFSYGPIVFMVLAFYFMLYKPQKQEQAKRQEMLSNLKIGDNVVTLGGIYGVITKIADNTLEIKIADSVEIKIAKTAVNKVNVEE; translated from the coding sequence ATGAATTTTTCACCAGAAATGACTCAAATGCTTTTTTCTTATGGACCAATAGTGTTCATGGTGTTAGCGTTTTATTTTATGTTATATAAACCGCAAAAACAAGAGCAAGCAAAAAGACAAGAAATGTTAAGTAATTTAAAGATTGGCGATAATGTTGTTACCTTAGGCGGAATTTATGGCGTTATTACCAAAATAGCTGATAATACTTTAGAAATAAAGATTGCCGATAGTGTGGAAATTAAAATTGCTAAAACGGCGGTTAATAAAGTTAATGTTGAAGAGTAA
- the tgt gene encoding tRNA guanosine(34) transglycosylase Tgt, translating to MAVKYELIKQCSKTGARAGRLHTPHGVFDTPIFMPVGTQATVKAMSPHELKEMGAGIILSNTYHLFLRPGEGLVKEAGGLHKFMNWDGGILTDSGGFQVFSLGPLRKITEEGVTFRSHIDGSKQFLSPEKATQVQMDLGSDIIMAFDECVPYPADHDYAKKSTERTTRWAERCKEAHTRTDQALFGIVQGGMYKDLRSMSVRDLVSLDFPGYAVGGLSVGEPKPLMYEILEHTVHQLPYNKPRYLMGVGTPDCLIEGVMHGIDMFDCVFPTRVARNGTVMTSTGRLVVKNAEYAKDFRPIDSECGCYTCRNFSRAYVRHLLKTEEIFGLRLTTTHNLYFLLDFMRKMRQAIIDDCFVEFRSDFLAKYAK from the coding sequence TTGGCAGTTAAGTATGAATTAATAAAACAGTGCTCTAAAACAGGGGCTAGAGCAGGGCGTTTACATACGCCGCATGGTGTTTTTGATACCCCGATTTTTATGCCGGTGGGAACACAAGCTACCGTTAAAGCAATGTCACCGCATGAACTTAAGGAGATGGGTGCCGGAATAATTTTGAGTAATACTTATCATTTATTTTTGCGTCCGGGTGAAGGATTAGTAAAAGAAGCCGGCGGTTTACATAAGTTTATGAATTGGGATGGCGGAATTTTAACTGATAGTGGTGGATTTCAAGTTTTTAGCTTAGGGCCATTACGTAAAATAACGGAAGAGGGTGTGACTTTTCGCTCTCATATTGATGGTTCAAAACAATTTTTATCACCGGAAAAAGCAACGCAAGTTCAAATGGATTTAGGCTCTGATATTATTATGGCTTTTGATGAATGTGTGCCATATCCAGCTGATCATGATTATGCAAAAAAATCGACAGAGCGTACTACCAGATGGGCAGAGCGTTGCAAAGAAGCTCACACTAGAACAGACCAAGCTTTATTTGGAATTGTGCAAGGTGGGATGTATAAAGATTTGCGGTCAATGAGTGTAAGAGATTTGGTTTCTTTAGATTTTCCTGGCTATGCTGTAGGCGGACTAAGTGTAGGTGAACCTAAACCATTGATGTATGAGATTTTAGAACATACCGTACATCAATTGCCTTATAATAAACCACGCTATTTAATGGGTGTTGGAACGCCGGACTGCTTAATAGAAGGTGTAATGCATGGGATTGATATGTTTGACTGTGTCTTTCCTACTAGAGTAGCTCGTAATGGTACAGTAATGACTAGTACAGGAAGATTAGTTGTGAAAAATGCTGAGTATGCTAAAGATTTTCGACCGATTGATAGTGAGTGTGGCTGTTATACTTGTCGTAATTTTTCGCGAGCTTATGTTAGACATTTGCTGAAAACAGAAGAAATATTTGGATTGCGACTTACGACTACTCATAACTTATATTTCTTATTAGATTTTATGAGAAAAATGCGTCAGGCTATTATTGATGATTGTTTTGTAGAGTTTAGAAGTGACTTTTTAGCAAAGTATGCTAAATAA
- the queA gene encoding tRNA preQ1(34) S-adenosylmethionine ribosyltransferase-isomerase QueA, with the protein MQLSDFDYFLPEELIGQTPCEPRDHSRLMVMNKYDGNIEHKKFYDLLEYLQKGDTLVFNDTKVMPARLLGSKKGSGGKVEVFLLNRQKGDEWEVLVKPGKKARIGAKIVFGENLECEIIDNTDFGGRIAKFNYQGIFEEILDELGETPLPPYIKAHLNNKERYQTVYAKESGSAAAPTAGLHFTKELLNKCQAKGVNLAFVTLHVGLGTFRPVNVEEITEHKMHKEYYAVSQETAEIINTAKRNGNRVIAVGTTAIRTLESASTTDGLQAKSGWTDIFIYPGYQFKIVDAIITNFHLPKSTLLMLISAFAGKEKILQAYQEAIKEKYQFFSFGDAMFLNNQK; encoded by the coding sequence ATGCAATTAAGTGATTTTGATTATTTTTTGCCAGAAGAGTTAATCGGACAAACACCTTGTGAACCACGGGATCATTCTAGATTAATGGTTATGAATAAGTATGATGGCAATATTGAACATAAAAAATTTTATGATTTACTGGAATATTTACAAAAAGGTGATACATTGGTTTTCAATGATACGAAAGTGATGCCGGCAAGGTTACTAGGTAGTAAAAAAGGTTCCGGTGGCAAGGTAGAGGTGTTTTTATTAAATCGTCAAAAAGGCGATGAATGGGAAGTTTTAGTTAAGCCTGGTAAAAAAGCTCGGATTGGTGCTAAGATAGTTTTTGGTGAAAATTTAGAGTGTGAAATTATTGATAATACTGACTTTGGCGGACGGATTGCAAAGTTTAATTATCAGGGGATTTTTGAAGAAATTTTGGATGAATTAGGAGAAACTCCACTGCCGCCATATATTAAAGCACATTTAAATAATAAGGAGCGGTATCAAACTGTTTATGCTAAAGAAAGTGGTTCGGCTGCTGCGCCGACGGCGGGACTACATTTTACTAAGGAATTATTGAATAAATGTCAAGCTAAAGGGGTAAATTTGGCGTTTGTGACTTTACATGTAGGGTTAGGAACTTTTAGGCCTGTTAATGTTGAAGAAATAACGGAACATAAAATGCATAAAGAGTATTATGCAGTGTCACAAGAAACAGCGGAAATTATCAATACTGCCAAGCGTAATGGTAATAGAGTTATTGCAGTAGGAACAACGGCGATTAGGACATTAGAATCAGCTAGTACAACGGATGGACTACAAGCAAAAAGTGGTTGGACTGACATTTTCATTTATCCGGGTTATCAGTTTAAAATCGTTGATGCGATTATCACTAATTTCCACTTGCCGAAAAGTACATTGTTAATGTTAATCAGTGCTTTTGCTGGAAAAGAAAAAATTTTACAAGCTTATCAAGAAGCGATTAAAGAAAAATACCAGTTCTTCAGTTTTGGTGATGCAATGTTTTTGAATAATCAAAAATAA
- a CDS encoding SpoIID/LytB domain-containing protein, translating to MKQKILIIALLLCSFFTGISNAAPLSNDNIKNEPLIRVGLWTGQTSVFVSADDKFSIIDKSNRKTIATYEAKTRVIVSIKAGKIYLDSNKCESNNIEVVLKNYSEDKSIEVNRKNYRGNIEISNNKGLAVINILPLEEYLYSIVAGEMSPSWPQEALKAQAVAARTYALNEINKHVNEGFNVCPTTHCQVYGGKNVEDIRAITAVDDTKGLVLYSNGKLITAVFHSASGGYTENSEEVWGSYLPYLRAVPDYDQNSPNYKWEKKLTALEIQQKIIAAGYNIGKLQAIEISPLKSYGKNSNDRSAVGRIKNISFIGDANTVMLSGAKARTILGLNSTLFDISIVVPADKEIDVNIGQYSKKTIKVNMPDYKLKGLVTDKDNIRRITGRNGEIVDFSGFGWGHGLGLSQWGAKQMAMNANPKDNNYFKTILKHYYQNVEINKLY from the coding sequence ATGAAACAGAAAATTTTAATAATAGCATTGCTGTTATGTAGTTTTTTTACAGGAATTTCAAATGCAGCACCTCTTTCTAATGATAATATAAAAAATGAACCGCTGATTAGGGTGGGCTTATGGACGGGACAAACCAGTGTTTTTGTTTCAGCGGATGATAAATTTTCAATTATTGATAAAAGTAATAGAAAAACCATTGCAACATATGAAGCGAAAACAAGAGTTATTGTCTCGATAAAAGCAGGAAAAATTTATTTAGATAGTAATAAGTGCGAGAGCAATAATATTGAAGTAGTATTGAAAAATTATTCTGAAGATAAAAGTATCGAAGTGAATCGAAAAAATTATCGTGGTAATATTGAGATATCTAATAATAAGGGTTTGGCGGTAATAAATATTTTGCCATTAGAAGAATATTTATATTCAATAGTCGCAGGAGAAATGTCGCCATCTTGGCCTCAAGAGGCATTAAAAGCACAGGCGGTAGCGGCTAGAACCTATGCTCTAAATGAAATCAACAAACATGTTAACGAAGGGTTTAATGTTTGCCCCACTACACATTGTCAAGTTTATGGTGGCAAGAATGTTGAAGATATAAGGGCAATAACAGCGGTGGATGATACTAAAGGGCTGGTGCTCTATTCTAATGGTAAACTTATTACCGCTGTTTTTCATAGTGCGTCTGGGGGCTACACTGAAAATAGTGAAGAGGTCTGGGGGTCTTATTTGCCTTATTTAAGGGCGGTGCCGGATTATGACCAAAATTCACCAAATTATAAATGGGAGAAAAAACTAACAGCATTAGAAATTCAGCAAAAAATTATTGCTGCGGGATATAACATTGGAAAGCTTCAGGCGATTGAGATTTCACCTTTAAAAAGTTATGGTAAAAATAGTAATGATCGAAGTGCGGTCGGCAGAATAAAAAATATTAGCTTTATAGGTGATGCTAATACGGTAATGCTGTCAGGGGCGAAGGCTAGAACAATTTTAGGGTTAAATAGTACGCTGTTTGATATTAGTATTGTTGTGCCGGCAGATAAAGAAATTGATGTTAATATTGGACAATATAGTAAAAAAACTATTAAGGTTAATATGCCTGATTATAAATTAAAAGGATTAGTAACTGATAAAGATAATATTAGAAGAATAACCGGCAGAAATGGTGAAATTGTTGATTTTTCTGGTTTTGGCTGGGGGCATGGCTTAGGCTTATCGCAATGGGGTGCAAAACAAATGGCGATGAATGCTAATCCTAAAGATAATAATTACTTTAAAACAATATTAAAGCATTATTATCAAAATGTTGAGATAAACAAGTTATATTAA
- a CDS encoding epoxyqueuosine reductase QueH has protein sequence MKILLHLCCGPCATFPVKFLRENNHKVEGYFYNQNIHPYKEFKKRLNTAREYAEKVNLKLIVDNSYRLEEFLSKVLTEPNGRCYYCYESRLMLAAKVAKEYNFEAFSTSLLVSPYQKHEMIKTICEKVAEIEQIPFFYYDYREGWAEGVEISKELELYRQPYCGCIFSERDRYQKIKKKTD, from the coding sequence ATGAAGATTTTACTGCATTTATGTTGTGGTCCTTGTGCAACTTTTCCTGTTAAATTTTTAAGAGAAAATAATCATAAAGTTGAGGGTTATTTTTATAATCAAAATATTCATCCCTATAAAGAGTTTAAAAAGAGACTGAATACTGCCAGAGAGTATGCTGAAAAAGTTAATTTGAAATTAATTGTTGATAATAGCTATAGACTGGAAGAGTTTTTAAGTAAGGTGTTAACTGAACCTAATGGTCGTTGTTACTATTGCTATGAAAGTAGATTGATGTTGGCGGCTAAAGTTGCTAAAGAATATAATTTTGAAGCTTTTTCCACGAGTTTGTTAGTCAGTCCTTATCAAAAACATGAAATGATAAAAACTATATGTGAAAAGGTTGCGGAAATTGAACAAATTCCATTTTTTTATTATGATTATCGAGAAGGTTGGGCAGAGGGTGTAGAAATTAGCAAAGAGTTAGAGCTATATCGTCAGCCTTATTGTGGGTGTATTTTTAGTGAACGAGATCGCTATCAAAAGATTAAGAAAAAAACTGACTAA
- the ruvB gene encoding Holliday junction branch migration DNA helicase RuvB: MEDRIITGDEQEIDTWQYSLRPRKLVEYIGQDKVKENLDIFIKAALSRREALDHVLLYGPPGLGKTTLAAIIANELGVNLRITSGPAIERSGDLAALLTNLGENDVLFIDEIHRLSRNVEEVLYSAMEDFALDIIIGKGPSARSIRLDIAPFTLVGATTKAGALAAPLRDRFGVVSRLEYYQPDSLVHIIKRAAEILEIHIEERGAWEIAKRSRGTPRIANRLLKRVRDFAQISGDGIITDELADKALQRLEVDKLGLDNTDRIMLLTIINKFDGGPVGLDTLAAAISEETDTIEDVYEPYLLQLGFINRTARGRVATTAAYEHLGVPIKKED; encoded by the coding sequence ATGGAAGATAGAATTATAACCGGTGATGAACAGGAAATAGATACTTGGCAGTATAGCTTAAGACCACGAAAATTAGTTGAGTATATTGGACAAGATAAAGTAAAAGAGAATTTGGATATTTTTATTAAGGCGGCGTTATCTCGTCGCGAAGCGTTAGATCATGTTTTATTATATGGGCCACCGGGATTAGGCAAAACGACATTAGCTGCCATTATTGCCAATGAGTTAGGTGTTAATTTACGAATTACTTCCGGCCCGGCAATTGAACGTTCCGGTGATTTGGCGGCACTATTAACAAATTTAGGGGAAAATGATGTTTTGTTTATTGATGAAATTCATAGACTGTCACGAAATGTAGAAGAAGTTTTATATTCTGCAATGGAAGATTTTGCACTTGATATTATTATTGGTAAAGGGCCAAGTGCCAGATCAATTCGTCTTGACATTGCTCCCTTTACTTTGGTTGGTGCAACTACAAAAGCGGGAGCGTTGGCAGCACCGTTAAGAGATAGATTTGGTGTAGTCAGTAGGTTAGAGTATTATCAACCGGACTCGTTAGTGCATATCATTAAACGTGCGGCGGAAATATTGGAGATTCATATTGAAGAACGTGGAGCTTGGGAAATAGCGAAACGATCAAGGGGGACACCGCGAATTGCCAATAGACTATTAAAAAGAGTGAGAGATTTTGCGCAAATATCAGGTGATGGTATTATTACCGATGAGCTGGCCGATAAGGCCTTACAAAGATTAGAGGTTGATAAATTGGGCCTTGATAATACCGATCGCATTATGTTATTAACTATTATTAATAAGTTTGATGGTGGACCGGTAGGCTTGGATACATTAGCGGCAGCTATTAGTGAAGAAACTGATACGATTGAAGATGTGTATGAGCCGTATTTATTGCAATTAGGGTTTATTAATAGAACCGCACGCGGTAGGGTTGCGACAACTGCTGCTTATGAACATTTGGGTGTGCCGATTAAAAAAGAAGACTAA
- the ruvA gene encoding Holliday junction branch migration protein RuvA, producing MIGYIKGTVTNIAIDWCFVETNGIGYRIFISNNTRNKLIKEAEVKLITYLNVREDAMQLYGFCKESEYDLFLKLIAVSGIGPRVAMGILSAISPEDLCSAIRFKKTTALTKLPGIGKKTAERIILELADKVGSAEDEFIDEINITTENNDVMGEAIEALVALGYGQNEIMPILRKIKSFDKVEIVIKQVLKEMAGGNNGR from the coding sequence ATGATTGGTTATATTAAGGGGACAGTTACTAATATTGCAATAGATTGGTGTTTTGTTGAAACAAATGGTATTGGCTATCGAATTTTTATTTCTAATAATACCAGAAATAAATTAATAAAAGAGGCTGAGGTAAAACTTATAACATATTTAAATGTCAGAGAAGATGCGATGCAACTATATGGGTTTTGTAAAGAAAGTGAATATGATTTATTTTTAAAGCTAATAGCTGTTTCTGGAATTGGTCCGAGAGTCGCAATGGGAATTTTATCAGCAATATCTCCGGAGGATTTATGTTCGGCGATACGGTTTAAGAAAACTACGGCATTGACTAAACTGCCAGGAATTGGCAAGAAAACAGCGGAACGTATTATTTTGGAATTGGCTGATAAAGTTGGTAGTGCGGAAGATGAGTTTATTGATGAAATAAACATTACTACTGAAAATAATGATGTTATGGGTGAAGCGATAGAGGCTTTAGTGGCGTTAGGTTATGGTCAAAATGAGATTATGCCAATCCTGCGTAAAATCAAAAGTTTTGATAAGGTTGAAATTGTTATAAAGCAAGTCTTAAAAGAAATGGCCGGAGGTAACAATGGAAGATAG
- the ruvC gene encoding crossover junction endodeoxyribonuclease RuvC encodes MLALGIDPGTAICGYGLVEMKGNHLKAIDYGAVITSPKMSAQDRLLKINLEIEALIKKYQPDVMGVEQLFFNKNIRTAIPVGQARGVVLLAAAKNNIEVAEHTPLQIKQAVVGYGRATKEQVIYMVEKLLNLPKKPHPDDVADALAVAICTTHCCNNLLWRNKL; translated from the coding sequence ATGTTAGCATTGGGGATTGATCCCGGAACGGCGATTTGCGGTTACGGTTTAGTTGAAATGAAGGGTAATCACTTAAAGGCCATAGACTATGGGGCAGTTATTACTAGTCCTAAAATGTCGGCACAAGATCGGCTACTAAAAATAAACTTAGAAATTGAAGCATTAATAAAAAAATATCAACCTGATGTTATGGGGGTTGAACAGTTGTTTTTTAATAAGAATATCAGAACTGCTATTCCGGTAGGGCAAGCTAGAGGGGTAGTGTTATTGGCGGCAGCCAAAAATAATATTGAAGTTGCCGAACACACTCCCTTGCAGATAAAACAGGCGGTAGTTGGTTATGGTAGAGCCACGAAAGAACAAGTTATCTATATGGTTGAAAAATTATTAAATTTACCGAAAAAGCCACATCCGGATGACGTAGCAGATGCTTTGGCTGTAGCAATTTGTACAACGCATTGTTGTAATAATTTGCTGTGGCGCAATAAACTATAA
- a CDS encoding divergent polysaccharide deacetylase family protein, with product MAKDSNKKQKSNKSSKKTNKNSFRWLLWLIVAGLVAISFHYLDGYNSPGLINNKSQADTDFREKTKKIHKIVDQVLSEYKDNNLAVKDYDKEVTKENDEGKILWHNRQLFLKFDHSKLDDLKNKLQQALKKEDAQILDVSDDKYEGQDIKRIDIGIKDKLNNDDLRIISDKIYLLTIGGKAKATLKQDFTAKGKLALVIDDFGYNQESINIYQQIDRPLTFAILPNQTFSKKAVVQAANNQREFILHLPMEAGAEAAVEPKTINVDMSAGEINALVTELLNTIPEIIGVNNHQGSKATADERVMKDVLKVLKERNLFFIDSKTSGASVAYKMALKMNVPTAENSVFIDNSSDINYIKKQLRLAAKMGLENGSVIAIGHARINTGKAIKEVIPELEAMGIQLVYASELLQ from the coding sequence ATGGCGAAAGACTCAAATAAAAAACAAAAAAGTAATAAGTCATCAAAGAAAACTAATAAAAATAGTTTTAGATGGTTATTGTGGTTAATTGTAGCTGGTTTAGTAGCAATTTCGTTTCATTATTTAGATGGTTATAATTCACCAGGGCTGATTAATAATAAAAGTCAAGCTGATACTGATTTTAGAGAAAAAACTAAAAAAATTCACAAAATTGTTGATCAGGTTTTAAGTGAATATAAAGATAACAATCTTGCAGTTAAAGATTATGATAAAGAAGTTACTAAAGAAAATGACGAAGGTAAGATACTTTGGCATAACAGACAATTATTTTTAAAGTTTGACCACAGTAAACTAGATGATCTAAAAAATAAATTACAACAAGCTTTAAAAAAAGAGGACGCCCAGATATTAGATGTTAGTGATGATAAATATGAAGGGCAAGACATAAAAAGAATCGATATTGGCATTAAAGATAAGCTTAACAATGATGATTTAAGAATAATTTCCGATAAAATTTATTTGTTAACGATTGGTGGTAAAGCAAAGGCAACCTTGAAGCAAGATTTTACCGCTAAGGGCAAGCTGGCGTTAGTAATTGATGACTTTGGCTATAACCAAGAGAGTATCAACATCTATCAGCAAATTGATCGACCGTTAACTTTTGCGATTTTACCAAATCAAACTTTTAGCAAAAAGGCAGTTGTTCAGGCTGCAAACAATCAAAGAGAATTCATTTTGCATTTACCGATGGAAGCAGGGGCTGAGGCTGCAGTTGAACCGAAAACTATTAATGTTGATATGAGTGCTGGCGAAATAAATGCATTGGTAACAGAATTACTGAATACTATACCAGAAATAATTGGCGTAAATAATCATCAAGGCTCAAAAGCAACTGCGGATGAGAGAGTCATGAAAGATGTTTTAAAAGTCTTAAAGGAAAGAAACTTATTTTTTATTGATAGTAAGACCAGTGGTGCCTCGGTTGCTTATAAAATGGCTTTGAAAATGAATGTTCCGACAGCAGAAAATAGTGTTTTTATTGACAACAGTAGTGATATAAACTATATCAAAAAACAATTGCGATTAGCAGCTAAAATGGGGCTGGAAAATGGGTCGGTAATAGCCATTGGACATGCTAGAATTAATACTGGAAAAGCAATTAAAGAAGTAATTCCCGAACTTGAAGCAATGGGGATACAACTTGTATATGCTTCGGAATTATTGCAATAA
- a CDS encoding aminotransferase class IV: protein MKKWSDDKWVKDNDLTSSDGFQYGYGLFETILVKNNNASNLAQHLNRLKNSAYVLSGETVQIDEKSIYASISKLPQGLCVLKILLYKDKLCFKTKIFHRPYLYSIDKLLSGFSLMKATIIKNKSNWLLQHKTTNYLENYLVRQQALKLGYNDAYFLNDAGVITECSSSNVFIKRGNVLMTSPQQEGLLPGIIRNKILQQQKILKYKIKEEKITSTMLEQAEGVFVCNSLIGLVGVNKIDNIIYQHDAELCNETNKLIGFVI, encoded by the coding sequence ATGAAAAAATGGTCTGATGATAAATGGGTTAAAGATAATGATTTAACTTCAAGTGACGGCTTTCAGTATGGTTATGGATTATTTGAGACGATACTGGTAAAAAACAATAATGCTAGTAATTTGGCACAACATTTAAATAGACTAAAAAATAGCGCTTATGTTCTCTCTGGTGAAACTGTGCAGATTGATGAAAAATCAATATATGCTAGTATTAGTAAATTACCGCAAGGGCTCTGTGTTTTGAAGATATTATTATATAAAGATAAGCTGTGTTTTAAAACTAAGATTTTTCATCGACCGTATCTTTATTCTATAGATAAGTTGCTAAGTGGCTTTTCCTTAATGAAAGCAACAATAATAAAAAATAAGAGCAACTGGCTATTACAACATAAAACTACCAACTATTTAGAAAATTATTTAGTGCGACAACAAGCATTGAAGTTAGGCTATAATGATGCTTATTTTTTAAATGATGCAGGAGTTATTACCGAGTGTAGTAGCAGTAATGTATTTATAAAACGCGGCAATGTTCTGATGACTTCACCGCAACAGGAAGGTTTACTGCCAGGGATAATACGAAATAAAATTTTACAGCAACAAAAAATTTTAAAGTATAAAATAAAAGAAGAAAAAATAACGTCGACAATGTTAGAACAGGCTGAAGGCGTTTTTGTCTGTAACTCGTTAATCGGTCTAGTTGGAGTAAATAAAATTGATAATATAATATATCAACATGATGCTGAGCTTTGTAATGAAACTAATAAATTGATTGGTTTTGTAATATAA
- the pabB gene encoding aminodeoxychorismate synthase component I translates to MEHKFKTIDCWVDEHRLLELLSNKQHSFNLHSDFGNERLGRYSILGADPFLTFTSFKNEIVVNKKGKKILKENTDPFTEMKLLLENYKININTELPFIGGAVGYFGYDNYSFLEDVSNDNIDDIKIPDAFWGFYDKVYIFDHKNKTIILSVINYDGNQDLSKNITEMLEILTASTNKTEPDFFVASNFSGNMNKDYYIKAINKIKNYIRAGEVYQVNFTQRFSCDFKGSYLGFYHKLKEINPAPFSAYVDTGMGIIISSSPERYLKIRNNKIETRPIKGTISRDQNVVADLANKNKLYHSEKDRAELLMIVDLERNDLGRIAVDGTVKVDELFLVESYATVHHLVASITAEIAIDIDIIDCIKNTFPGGSITGAPKIRAMEIIEELEPTKRKAYTGALGYIGFNNVADLNIAIRTVIINNNKAYFQVGGGVVWDSEAEAEYEESLLKGKALRKALIGEC, encoded by the coding sequence ATGGAACATAAATTTAAAACAATAGATTGCTGGGTTGATGAACATAGATTGCTAGAATTATTATCAAATAAGCAGCATTCTTTTAATTTACATAGTGATTTTGGCAATGAAAGATTAGGAAGATACTCAATACTTGGTGCTGACCCCTTTTTAACTTTTACAAGCTTTAAAAATGAAATAGTAGTAAATAAAAAAGGGAAAAAGATTTTAAAGGAAAATACCGACCCTTTTACTGAAATGAAATTATTACTGGAAAACTATAAAATAAATATTAATACTGAGTTGCCTTTTATTGGTGGGGCGGTAGGTTATTTTGGTTATGATAACTATTCATTTTTAGAAGATGTAAGTAATGATAATATTGATGATATAAAAATACCGGATGCATTCTGGGGTTTTTATGATAAAGTTTATATTTTTGATCATAAGAATAAGACTATTATTTTGAGTGTTATAAATTATGATGGGAACCAAGATTTATCAAAAAACATTACAGAGATGTTGGAAATTTTAACTGCCAGTACTAATAAGACTGAACCTGATTTTTTTGTAGCTAGTAATTTTTCTGGCAATATGAATAAAGACTATTATATTAAAGCTATTAATAAAATTAAAAATTATATTAGAGCGGGAGAAGTTTATCAGGTTAATTTTACGCAACGTTTTTCTTGTGACTTTAAAGGCAGTTATCTTGGGTTTTATCATAAATTAAAGGAAATTAATCCAGCGCCGTTTTCGGCATATGTTGATACCGGTATGGGGATTATAATTTCAAGTTCGCCGGAACGATATCTTAAAATAAGAAATAATAAAATAGAGACTAGACCAATAAAGGGTACTATTAGTAGAGACCAAAATGTTGTTGCTGATTTAGCAAACAAAAATAAGCTTTATCATAGTGAAAAAGATCGAGCAGAATTATTAATGATTGTTGATTTAGAAAGAAATGATCTTGGCAGAATAGCAGTTGACGGGACTGTAAAAGTTGATGAATTGTTTTTGGTAGAATCTTATGCTACGGTTCATCATTTAGTAGCAAGTATTACAGCAGAAATTGCAATCGATATTGATATCATTGATTGTATTAAAAATACTTTTCCGGGTGGTTCAATAACTGGTGCACCTAAAATAAGAGCAATGGAAATAATTGAAGAATTGGAACCAACTAAACGTAAAGCTTATACTGGGGCTTTAGGTTATATTGGTTTTAATAATGTTGCGGATTTAAATATTGCGATCAGAACAGTTATTATTAATAATAATAAAGCTTATTTTCAAGTTGGTGGAGGTGTTGTTTGGGACTCGGAAGCAGAAGCTGAATATGAGGAGAGTTTATTAAAAGGAAAAGCCTTAAGAAAGGCTTTAATAGGAGAATGTTAA
- a CDS encoding aminodeoxychorismate/anthranilate synthase component II: MILVIDNYDSFTYNLVQYLKDIEQDIKVFRNNKITIDEIISLQPEFILISPGPSTPDNAGISLAVVEKLKGKIPIFGVCLGHQTIAQAFGSKITRAKEPVHGKVHSIRHNGTGVFTNVKNPLKVTRYHSLIVDKATLTNELEITAETEDGEIMGIRHKSYLIEGVQFHPEAILSECGRQILCNFSDRIRKVD; the protein is encoded by the coding sequence ATGATTTTAGTTATTGATAATTATGATTCTTTCACCTATAATTTGGTGCAATATTTAAAAGATATTGAACAAGATATAAAAGTTTTTCGCAATAATAAAATAACAATTGATGAGATTATCTCACTGCAACCGGAGTTTATCTTAATATCTCCAGGCCCATCAACTCCGGATAATGCCGGAATTAGTTTAGCTGTTGTTGAAAAACTTAAAGGTAAAATTCCGATATTTGGTGTTTGCTTAGGACATCAAACAATAGCTCAAGCTTTTGGCAGTAAAATAACAAGAGCCAAAGAACCTGTTCATGGAAAAGTTCACAGTATCAGGCATAATGGTACTGGTGTTTTTACCAATGTTAAAAATCCGCTAAAGGTTACCCGCTATCATTCTTTAATTGTTGATAAAGCAACATTGACGAATGAACTTGAAATAACAGCCGAAACTGAAGATGGAGAAATAATGGGTATAAGGCATAAATCTTATTTAATTGAAGGTGTTCAATTTCACCCTGAAGCAATTCTTAGTGAATGTGGACGCCAAATTTTATGCAATTTTTCAGACCGTATCCGGAAGGTAGATTAA